From the genome of Pseudomonas sp. AB6, one region includes:
- a CDS encoding ATP-dependent zinc protease, producing MRLKPLLFFCLALPCVSLAADKTLYGLNEYAALSDIDLEVAAKLDTGAKTASLSARDITRFRRNGERWVRFYLAIDDAHTHPIEKPLARVSKIKRRASDYDSDDDKKYTARPVISLAVCMGTASRTIEVNLTDRSAFQYPLLIGSEALKHFDALVDPSLKYAAGKPACATDAHTAE from the coding sequence ATGAGACTCAAACCTCTTCTTTTCTTCTGTTTAGCACTGCCCTGCGTTAGCTTGGCCGCTGATAAGACCCTGTACGGCCTCAACGAGTACGCAGCCCTTTCCGATATTGATTTGGAAGTGGCCGCAAAACTCGATACCGGTGCCAAAACCGCTTCCTTGAGCGCTCGGGATATCACACGGTTTAGACGTAATGGTGAGCGCTGGGTGCGCTTCTATCTGGCGATTGATGACGCCCATACACATCCGATTGAAAAACCATTGGCGCGGGTCAGCAAGATTAAGCGCCGTGCCAGTGACTACGATTCTGACGATGACAAGAAATATACGGCGCGCCCGGTTATCAGCCTCGCTGTGTGCATGGGTACTGCGTCACGAACCATCGAAGTGAACTTGACTGACAGAAGTGCATTCCAATACCCGCTTTTGATTGGCTCAGAAGCACTGAAGCATTTTGATGCGCTGGTTGACCCTAGTCTGAAATACGCAGCCGGCAAACCTGCCTGCGCTACCGACGCTCATACTGCAGAGTAA
- a CDS encoding GntR family transcriptional regulator has translation MLDAVETAGAVQDDSETLSENVFRRIQAAIVKGDIAPGSKISEPELARTYGISRGPLREAIHRLEGQRLLVRTPHVGARVVSLSHAELIELYEIRESLEGMACRLAAERMTTEEIDELRRVLDTHERDAAFQAGVGYYQQEGDFDFHYRIIQGSGNQTLAQMLCGDMYQLVRMYRIQFSATPNRPRQAFAEHHRILDAIAERDGELAELLMRRHIGASKRNIERHYQAAPPSTARGEK, from the coding sequence ATGTTGGATGCAGTCGAAACAGCAGGCGCGGTGCAGGACGATTCCGAAACGTTATCCGAGAACGTCTTCCGACGCATCCAGGCGGCTATCGTTAAAGGCGATATCGCGCCGGGCAGCAAAATTTCCGAGCCCGAACTGGCGCGCACCTATGGCATCAGTCGCGGCCCCTTGCGTGAGGCTATCCATCGCTTAGAAGGTCAGCGGCTGTTAGTGCGTACTCCCCACGTGGGTGCTCGGGTGGTTTCCCTGAGCCATGCCGAGCTTATCGAGCTGTACGAGATTCGTGAATCGCTGGAAGGCATGGCGTGCCGCCTTGCCGCTGAACGCATGACCACTGAAGAAATCGATGAGCTGCGCCGGGTGCTCGACACCCATGAGCGTGACGCGGCATTCCAGGCGGGTGTCGGCTACTACCAGCAGGAAGGGGACTTCGACTTTCACTACCGGATCATTCAGGGCAGCGGCAACCAGACCCTGGCCCAGATGCTCTGCGGTGACATGTACCAACTGGTTCGGATGTACCGCATCCAGTTTTCCGCAACGCCCAATCGCCCGCGTCAGGCGTTTGCCGAACACCACCGAATTCTAGATGCCATCGCCGAGCGTGATGGCGAATTGGCCGAACTGTTGATGCGCCGCCATATCGGCGCATCGAAACGTAATATTGAGCGCCATTATCAGGCCGCTCCCCCATCGACCGCCCGAGGTGAAAAATGA